AGCGGCTTAAAATAAGCATCTGCGAACGCGTCAAAGAAAATTTCCAAAAACTCTCCGGGTATACCGTCCTCCGCGTCAACACTCCAAAGATGAATGAGTGGCTGGTGGGCGCCGGACGGACGCACCAGCGGTTCATTGGTCAATGCTTCCGCCATTCGAAAGATCTCTTTGTTTAACTCTTCAGATAAAAAGATCGCGCCGGTTATCTCGCCGACAATGAGCTTTCTTTTCGCAGTCATAATTCCCCCTTTTTTCTCAAAGAAAATACCCTATCACCCTACGTTCATATTACAAAAAAACATGCTCGCGTCAAGCATCTAGAAATGAGCCGTTTTATTTCTCAAATAACGATCCGAATACCTTCTCGCGCATATTCTTCGCTATTAAGTTCCAATCGTATTTTTCGCGCACCATGCGCGCGGCCTGCGGGACCATATTTCGCAGAAGCTCTGTGTCTTCCAGGGCACGTTTGAGCCCGCGCGCGAGGTCTTTAGGATCGCTTGCGTTCACCGCAATACCAGTCGGTTTTTTGTCTTTATTTCGATCGGGGTCAAATAAGAAATCGGCAAGGCCCCCCTCTTGGGTTGCCACAACGGGGATCTCGGCGGCCATCGCCTCCACGAATGAAATGCCAAATCCTTCCGAACGCGAGGGGCGCGTAAAGACATCCGATATTTTCAGATACTTCGGCATTTCCTTGTGATCCACCTGCCCCAAAAACATGACGCGATCGGACACACCATTTTCTTTTGCCAGGTCTTTCAGCGCAGTTTCATCCGGCCCGATTCCCAATATCAAGAACTTCACTTGTTTTGGTAAGTAAGAGAGCGCCACAATCACATCATCAACGGCATTCTTGTGCACAAGCCGCGAGGTCGTGATGATATATTTCTCGTCCGGTTTCTTGCCGAGTTTTCGCTTAAGGGCGTCCAATTCTTCTTTGGGATACTTTTGTGAAAAATGCGCCGTGTCCACGGCATTTGGCACGACTTTAATACTCCCTTTGTATCCCATACCGCGCGCCCAATTCGCAAGAAAAGTTGAAATGGGCTGGATACAATCGGCTTTAGTAAATCCGCGTACAAAAAGCGGCCAGAGCGGGAGCATCTTCTTTTTGATGTATGGGATAGAGTCACCTTCTTGAAGCGTAAGCAGGTACGGAACCTTTGGATTCCATGTTTTGAAAAGTCCCGCGGGAACTCCTGTTCCATGCGCCATCATTGCCCACACGGCGTCATATTGATAT
The nucleotide sequence above comes from Patescibacteria group bacterium. Encoded proteins:
- a CDS encoding glycosyltransferase family 4 protein; this encodes MKKILIFSLAYYPHHIGGAEVAIKEITDRITPEDIEFHMVTLRFDSTLPKVEKIGNVLVHRIGFTKDRPSMADLGKLPLYLNKIIFQFSAAWEAHRLHKKYQYDAVWAMMAHGTGVPAGLFKTWNPKVPYLLTLQEGDSIPYIKKKMLPLWPLFVRGFTKADCIQPISTFLANWARGMGYKGSIKVVPNAVDTAHFSQKYPKEELDALKRKLGKKPDEKYIITTSRLVHKNAVDDVIVALSYLPKQVKFLILGIGPDETALKDLAKENGVSDRVMFLGQVDHKEMPKYLKISDVFTRPSRSEGFGISFVEAMAAEIPVVATQEGGLADFLFDPDRNKDKKPTGIAVNASDPKDLARGLKRALEDTELLRNMVPQAARMVREKYDWNLIAKNMREKVFGSLFEK